From Pseudomonas poae, the proteins below share one genomic window:
- a CDS encoding DUF3509 domain-containing protein, which produces MSLIQDKFASVFSHYDVTTQPRPDGGILLTLRNSEGKQVKRSISYQQLHTADQLTWVISAIRRDLAEQASELPQISMLQSQNRFALPTYHSA; this is translated from the coding sequence ATGAGCCTGATCCAAGATAAATTCGCTTCAGTATTCTCCCACTACGACGTCACCACCCAGCCACGTCCAGACGGCGGCATCCTGTTGACCTTGCGTAACAGCGAAGGCAAACAGGTAAAGCGCTCGATCTCTTACCAGCAGTTGCACACTGCCGACCAGCTGACTTGGGTGATCAGCGCCATCCGCCGCGACCTGGCCGAACAAGCCAGTGAGTTGCCGCAAATTTCGATGCTGCAAAGCCAGAACCGCTTTGCACTGCCGACTTACCACTCGGCCTGA
- a CDS encoding long-chain-acyl-CoA synthetase: MSQPPNDMITWGKMLRKVPAIVRALPRVVRGMRAANVTDPEQPCGLGWHFEQAALRNPGGAALLYSDRVISYREANQQANRIAHHLQAQGIGKGDVVALFIENRPELLLSVLAVAKLGGICAMLNTAQTHSALVHSLNLVSPVAVVVGAELVGAYQTVRDQVQIQAQRTWFVADQQGGAVPEGYLDLMAASAECSQDNPASTAQIYFNDPCFYIYTSGTTGLPKAGIMKHGRWTKTAVSFGSIALDMGPDDVLYCTLPLYHATGLCVCWGSAIVGASGFAIRRKFSASQFWDDARKFKATTLGYVGELCRYLLDQPVSENDRDNRVTKMVGNGLRPGVWAQFKARYGVEHICELYAASDGNIGFTNVLNFDNTIGFCLQHWALVDYAHDSGEPIRGSDGFMRKVQTGGQGLLLARIDDKSPFDGYTDPEKNRKVILTDVFEKGDRYFNTGDLLRSIGFGHAQFVDRLGDTYRWKGENVSTTEVENVLLQHPQIAEVVAYGVEIENTNGRAGMVAITPSESLAALDMRELLQFAHGQLPHYAVPLFLRIKVKMETTGTFKYQKVKLKEEAFDPDRAGNDPVYAWLPGSDCYVPVTGQLLAQIQGGQFRY; the protein is encoded by the coding sequence ATGAGCCAACCGCCAAATGACATGATCACCTGGGGCAAGATGCTGCGTAAGGTGCCCGCGATTGTTCGAGCCCTTCCTCGCGTGGTGCGCGGCATGCGTGCGGCGAATGTCACTGATCCCGAACAACCGTGCGGCCTGGGCTGGCACTTTGAGCAAGCCGCCCTGCGCAACCCGGGCGGCGCCGCGTTGCTGTACAGCGATCGCGTGATCAGCTATCGCGAAGCCAACCAGCAGGCCAACCGCATTGCCCATCACTTGCAGGCGCAGGGCATCGGCAAGGGCGACGTGGTGGCGTTGTTTATCGAAAATCGTCCCGAATTGCTGCTGAGCGTGCTGGCCGTGGCCAAGCTGGGCGGCATCTGCGCCATGCTCAATACCGCGCAAACCCACAGCGCGCTGGTGCATAGCCTGAACCTGGTGAGCCCGGTGGCGGTCGTGGTGGGCGCCGAATTGGTAGGCGCCTATCAGACCGTGCGTGACCAGGTGCAGATCCAGGCGCAGCGCACCTGGTTTGTCGCCGATCAGCAGGGTGGGGCGGTGCCCGAGGGGTATCTCGACTTGATGGCCGCAAGCGCCGAGTGCTCGCAGGACAATCCCGCCAGCACCGCGCAGATCTACTTCAACGATCCCTGTTTCTATATCTACACCTCCGGCACCACCGGCTTGCCCAAGGCCGGCATCATGAAGCACGGGCGCTGGACCAAAACCGCCGTGAGTTTCGGCAGTATCGCCCTCGACATGGGGCCGGACGATGTCCTGTATTGCACCTTGCCGCTTTACCATGCCACGGGCCTTTGCGTGTGCTGGGGCTCGGCGATTGTGGGGGCTTCGGGCTTTGCCATTCGCCGCAAATTCAGCGCCAGTCAGTTCTGGGACGATGCTCGCAAATTCAAGGCCACCACCCTCGGTTACGTGGGGGAGTTGTGCCGTTACCTGCTTGACCAGCCTGTCAGCGAAAACGACCGTGACAACCGCGTGACCAAAATGGTCGGCAATGGCCTGCGACCAGGGGTGTGGGCGCAGTTCAAGGCGCGGTATGGGGTGGAGCATATCTGCGAGTTGTACGCCGCCAGTGATGGCAACATCGGCTTTACCAACGTATTGAATTTCGACAACACCATCGGCTTCTGCCTGCAGCACTGGGCGCTGGTGGACTATGCCCACGACAGCGGCGAGCCGATTCGCGGCAGCGATGGCTTTATGCGCAAAGTGCAAACGGGCGGGCAGGGCCTGCTGCTGGCCAGGATCGACGATAAATCGCCGTTCGATGGCTACACCGACCCGGAAAAAAACCGCAAGGTGATACTCACCGACGTGTTCGAAAAGGGCGACCGCTACTTCAACACCGGCGACTTGTTGCGCAGCATTGGCTTCGGCCATGCGCAATTCGTCGATCGCCTGGGGGATACCTATCGCTGGAAAGGCGAAAACGTCTCCACCACCGAAGTCGAGAACGTGCTGCTGCAACACCCGCAGATCGCTGAAGTGGTGGCCTATGGCGTCGAGATCGAAAACACCAATGGCCGTGCGGGCATGGTGGCCATCACCCCGAGCGAGTCCCTGGCTGCACTGGACATGCGCGAGCTGCTGCAATTTGCCCACGGCCAGTTGCCGCACTATGCGGTGCCGCTGTTCCTGCGGATCAAAGTGAAGATGGAAACCACCGGCACCTTCAAATACCAGAAGGTGAAACTCAAGGAAGAGGCGTTCGACCCCGACCGGGCGGGCAATGACCCCGTGTACGCCTGGTTGCCGGGGTCGGACTGCTACGTGCCGGTGACCGGGCAATTGCTGGCGCAAATCCAGGGTGGGCAATTCCGCTATTGA
- a CDS encoding ankyrin repeat domain-containing protein — translation MSDQPKQMTEDEAAEFAEQVFDVVRKGDAAMLAALLTKGLPANFRNHNGDTLLMLAAYHGHAEAVKVLLEFKADPLIPNDKNQLPIAGAAFKGNLPVVKALIEGGTPVEAASSDGRTALMMAAMFNRVEMVDYLLGQGANPKATDAQGATALAAAQTMGAVDTAAQLQKLV, via the coding sequence ATGTCAGACCAGCCCAAACAAATGACCGAAGACGAAGCCGCCGAATTTGCCGAGCAGGTCTTCGACGTGGTCCGCAAAGGCGATGCCGCCATGCTCGCAGCGCTGCTGACCAAAGGCTTGCCTGCCAACTTTCGCAACCACAACGGTGACACCTTGCTGATGCTCGCGGCCTACCACGGCCACGCCGAGGCGGTAAAAGTGCTGCTGGAATTCAAGGCCGACCCGTTGATCCCCAACGACAAGAACCAATTGCCGATTGCCGGCGCGGCGTTCAAGGGCAACCTGCCCGTGGTCAAGGCGTTGATCGAAGGCGGCACGCCGGTTGAGGCTGCCTCCTCCGACGGCCGTACCGCGCTGATGATGGCGGCCATGTTTAACCGCGTCGAAATGGTCGACTACCTGCTCGGCCAGGGCGCCAACCCCAAGGCCACCGATGCCCAGGGCGCGACGGCGCTGGCGGCGGCTCAGACCATGGGCGCAGTGGATACGGCGGCGCAGTTGCAGAAACTGGTGTAG
- a CDS encoding PLDc N-terminal domain-containing protein, whose amino-acid sequence MGSTFNGLVGLIILALDIWAIFNVFKSGASTGAKVLWILLILLLPVLGLIIWAIAGPRGNVRI is encoded by the coding sequence ATGGGTTCCACTTTCAATGGCTTGGTCGGGCTGATCATCCTGGCGCTGGATATCTGGGCGATCTTCAATGTATTCAAAAGCGGCGCGAGCACCGGGGCCAAGGTGCTCTGGATCCTGCTGATCCTGTTGCTGCCGGTATTGGGCCTGATCATCTGGGCTATCGCCGGGCCGCGAGGTAACGTGCGGATCTAA